Proteins from one Streptosporangium becharense genomic window:
- a CDS encoding DUF3103 family protein, protein MKKTATIAALALATTLAGVAASPAAMAAPPQPSAADTSAADRAAAMDGYKRHLAEEVARRLGEQRFRDALIRELTGDGQADLVALLDSVPGAQDVAGYARNANDEILKLKGVQAEESLLQIRIDPKMAKRISAGETLVMATPSSEEKTVRTVAAFDVNGRSQELDAVKAPKRPVLVVGLDEQKSVELAQRFVRQRLTEAGVGGADRTGTEKPQTQPQSQQNEAGSLRPVQTLEVVRNINDHEPWYKGSPEIYAWVTGLGSDGKARVDQVWMPYIQKENATYYPHQTLIEWNNFTWTSLDVVFMEHDDNTDLSGLARAVVEAALAASGNGQYIPLADKIIAALPGDLTKDDDDYVDSYYNISAGSRGNVPSASIPPGMGISLEFKWV, encoded by the coding sequence GTGAAGAAGACCGCCACGATCGCCGCACTCGCCCTGGCCACCACCCTCGCCGGCGTCGCCGCCTCGCCCGCCGCGATGGCCGCGCCGCCCCAGCCGTCGGCGGCGGACACGTCCGCCGCCGACCGGGCGGCCGCCATGGACGGCTACAAGCGTCACCTCGCCGAAGAAGTGGCGCGCCGCCTGGGCGAGCAGCGCTTCCGGGACGCGCTCATCCGCGAGCTGACCGGCGACGGCCAGGCCGACCTGGTGGCGTTGCTCGACTCGGTGCCTGGCGCGCAGGACGTCGCCGGGTACGCGCGCAACGCCAACGACGAGATCCTCAAGCTCAAGGGCGTCCAGGCAGAGGAGTCGCTGCTGCAGATCCGGATCGACCCGAAGATGGCCAAGCGGATCTCGGCGGGCGAGACGCTGGTGATGGCCACCCCGTCGAGTGAGGAGAAGACGGTCCGCACCGTCGCCGCCTTCGACGTGAACGGCCGCAGCCAGGAACTCGACGCCGTCAAGGCCCCCAAGCGTCCGGTGCTCGTGGTCGGCCTCGACGAGCAGAAGTCCGTCGAGCTGGCACAGCGCTTCGTCCGGCAGCGCCTGACCGAGGCGGGCGTCGGCGGAGCCGACCGGACGGGCACCGAGAAGCCCCAGACCCAGCCTCAATCCCAGCAGAACGAGGCCGGCAGTCTGCGACCGGTGCAGACTCTCGAAGTCGTCCGGAACATCAACGACCACGAGCCCTGGTACAAGGGCAGCCCGGAGATCTACGCCTGGGTCACGGGCTTGGGCAGTGACGGCAAGGCGCGTGTCGACCAGGTCTGGATGCCGTACATCCAGAAGGAGAACGCCACCTACTACCCGCACCAGACCCTGATCGAGTGGAACAACTTCACGTGGACCTCGCTGGACGTGGTCTTCATGGAGCATGACGACAACACGGACCTGTCCGGGCTGGCCCGCGCCGTCGTGGAGGCGGCGCTCGCCGCCAGCGGCAACGGGCAGTACATCCCGCTGGCCGACAAGATCATCGCGGCCCTGCCCGGCGACTTGACGAAGGACGACGACGACTACGTCGACTCCTACTACAACATCAGCGCCGGCAGCAGGGGCAATGTCCCGAGCGCGTCCATTCCTCCGGGCATGGGCATCTCGCTGGAGTTCAAGTGGGTTTGA
- a CDS encoding helix-turn-helix domain-containing protein, translating to MLVGAQLRRLREARNISSEEAGEAIRASPSKISRLELGRTGFKRRDVADLMTLYGVTEDAEREALLALVEQANAPGWWHAYADVVPAWSDAYLGLEQAASLIRCYDAQFVPELLQTEDYARALIRAGHAEASEAEIERRVELRMGRRHLLRRPEPVSLWVVVDEAALRRRVGGTEVMRAQLRHLIEAAELGHVTVQVLPFAAGAGAGATGSAVILRFPEGELSDIVYLEQPTGALYLDKPADVERHWHIMNRLGMEAERPDATVAVLRRVLAET from the coding sequence ATGCTCGTCGGCGCTCAGCTGCGGCGTCTGCGCGAGGCCCGCAACATCTCCAGTGAGGAGGCGGGGGAGGCCATCAGGGCGTCGCCGTCCAAGATCAGCCGGTTGGAACTGGGCCGGACCGGGTTCAAACGGCGTGACGTGGCCGACCTGATGACCCTCTACGGCGTCACCGAAGACGCCGAGCGCGAGGCTCTGCTCGCCCTGGTCGAGCAGGCCAACGCGCCAGGCTGGTGGCACGCCTACGCCGACGTGGTGCCCGCCTGGTCCGACGCCTACCTCGGCCTGGAGCAGGCGGCCTCGCTGATCCGCTGCTACGACGCGCAGTTCGTCCCCGAGCTGTTGCAGACCGAGGACTACGCCCGTGCCCTGATCCGGGCCGGTCACGCGGAGGCGTCCGAGGCGGAGATCGAGCGCCGCGTCGAGCTGCGCATGGGCCGCCGGCACCTGCTGCGGCGGCCCGAGCCGGTCAGCCTGTGGGTGGTCGTCGACGAGGCCGCGCTGCGCCGCCGGGTCGGCGGGACCGAGGTCATGCGTGCCCAACTCCGGCATCTCATCGAGGCCGCCGAGTTGGGCCACGTCACCGTCCAGGTCCTGCCGTTCGCCGCGGGGGCCGGTGCGGGCGCCACGGGGTCCGCCGTCATCCTGCGCTTCCCCGAGGGAGAGCTGTCCGACATCGTCTATCTGGAGCAGCCCACCGGCGCCCTCTACCTCGACAAGCCCGCCGACGTCGAGCGGCACTGGCACATCATGAACCGGCTGGGCATGGAGGCCGAGCGGCCGGATGCGACGGTCGCTGTCCTGCGCCGTGTCCTCGCGGAGACGTGA
- a CDS encoding SAM-dependent methyltransferase, translated as MDDGQTPAEADELNPHIAHNARVWNYWLGGKDHYPADREVGDRVFGMFPNIVHVARADRAFLGRAVRHLAGEAGVSQFLDIGTGLPTVDNTHEVAQRVRPESRIVYVDNDPLVLLHARALLSGTPEGVTDYIDADARDPEAILRAAAKTLDFTRPVAVMLLGIMNFVLDVAEAQSVVRRLMAAVPSGSYLALTHPTVELGGEANIEAMRFWNEHARPPIVARTGEEIARFFDGLELLEPGLVSCSRWRPEAVGIGDAPEQVAQYGAVARKP; from the coding sequence GTGGACGACGGCCAGACCCCTGCCGAGGCCGACGAGCTGAACCCGCACATCGCCCACAACGCCAGGGTCTGGAACTACTGGCTGGGCGGCAAGGACCACTACCCGGCCGACCGGGAGGTCGGCGACCGCGTCTTCGGGATGTTCCCCAACATCGTCCACGTGGCCCGCGCCGACCGGGCGTTCCTGGGACGCGCGGTCCGTCATCTGGCCGGCGAGGCGGGCGTGTCCCAGTTCCTCGACATCGGCACCGGGCTGCCCACCGTGGACAACACCCATGAGGTCGCCCAGCGGGTACGCCCGGAGTCGCGGATCGTCTACGTCGACAACGACCCGCTGGTGCTGTTGCACGCCCGTGCCCTGCTGTCCGGCACGCCCGAGGGGGTCACCGACTACATCGACGCCGACGCCCGCGACCCGGAGGCGATCCTGCGGGCCGCGGCGAAGACGCTGGACTTCACCCGGCCGGTGGCGGTCATGCTGCTGGGCATCATGAACTTCGTCCTCGATGTGGCCGAGGCGCAGTCGGTGGTGCGCCGCCTGATGGCGGCGGTGCCCTCCGGCAGCTACCTGGCGCTGACCCACCCCACCGTGGAACTGGGCGGTGAGGCCAACATCGAGGCGATGCGCTTCTGGAACGAGCACGCGCGACCGCCGATCGTGGCGCGCACCGGCGAGGAGATCGCCCGGTTCTTCGACGGTCTGGAGCTGCTGGAGCCGGGCCTGGTGTCGTGCTCACGGTGGCGGCCCGAGGCCGTCGGCATCGGTGACGCCCCCGAGCAGGTGGCCCAGTACGGCGCGGTCGCGCGCAAGCCCTGA
- a CDS encoding ALQxL family class IV lanthipeptide, with amino-acid sequence MELDINALDMLPGEPEDALFPCGGGTCVTLASLITTLTNR; translated from the coding sequence ATGGAACTCGACATCAACGCCCTGGACATGCTTCCCGGTGAGCCGGAGGACGCTCTGTTCCCGTGCGGGGGAGGCACCTGCGTCACCCTCGCCTCCCTGATCACCACGCTCACCAATCGCTGA
- the lanL gene encoding class IV lanthionine synthetase LanL, with translation MSELAAAMDDISHVDRHVLADIARTTLRRVTNETGGTHLAVDSTQTEGVPGWRLTVGSPWTYATPAGPATRAQGWKLHISATPLSAPLVLARAVRVLGHRRCPFKYATTVDELARLVGRNQNRGSVGKFITVYPPDDEAAVEIAEALYRATYGLPGPPILSDRAYRPGGLVHYRFGVFSVPGVLDNDGYYASRLVAPDGTHETDERKAWYSPPAWASCPFDSGRAPVRTTAPEAVLLAGRFVVREAIRHGARGGVFLAEDRTTGAQVVIKRARPHLGAWLDGRDERDQMRHEARMLDLFGPLGVTTRKVLLFEQDDNLFLAQERVEGTVLNVWSNGAHGGRPARDRPDTVLSVLRRLTELVATVHGRGYVLRDLTPGNVMVTAGGDCRLIDLEMAAVPGTPVSHAHTPGFAPPEQTDSARYGPALGVEADLYALGATMLSAVTSSQPPYLKDQPAGSRSWDERVETVTLVASAGDPTATALSPLVLGLMRKDPAQRWDLRRVRAFLDGIDAGRIGSSPRAGGFRLEAAEQDRLLHDGLAYSLRTMSPGADTAPSTHLWPSASALAADPCAVQYGSAGVIALWATLVGPAQASDVLAPETRADLTAGLRKAANWTVRQLAREHRPSPGLYFGRAGISVALYEAGRTLGDEGLRAAGLEAGLNLPTAWPNPDICHGTAGTGMALLHLWRASGDTRLRDLAEACADDLLKAARQTPETVTWPIPVDFASKLAGAEHYGFAHGVAGIAAYLLAAGIELGRDDCLETAVLAGETLVAAAEYRGEAAWWASGPLDGEKLPHWCSGSSGIGTYLVRLYAATGEQRFRDAARGAAVTVHDARLNSGTTACHGLAGDGQFLLDMADLLGEPAYHEQAEELAAVLWARAVRRDGLLVVPGENDAEISMGWNTGLAGVLDFLYRLRHGGPRRWMAETDDDVRAPRGGRA, from the coding sequence GTGAGTGAGCTCGCTGCGGCCATGGACGACATCTCCCACGTGGATCGTCACGTCCTGGCGGACATCGCCCGGACGACGTTGCGCCGCGTGACGAACGAGACGGGCGGCACGCACCTGGCCGTTGACAGCACACAGACCGAGGGCGTCCCGGGATGGAGGCTCACGGTCGGTTCGCCGTGGACGTACGCGACTCCGGCCGGACCGGCCACGCGGGCGCAGGGCTGGAAGCTCCACATATCGGCCACGCCGCTGTCGGCACCGCTGGTGCTGGCGCGCGCGGTACGGGTACTGGGGCATCGTCGCTGCCCGTTCAAGTACGCCACCACGGTGGACGAGCTGGCCCGGCTCGTGGGACGCAACCAGAACCGCGGCTCGGTGGGCAAGTTCATCACGGTGTACCCACCGGACGACGAGGCGGCCGTGGAGATCGCGGAAGCGCTGTACAGGGCCACCTACGGCCTGCCGGGCCCGCCGATCCTCTCTGACCGGGCCTACCGGCCGGGCGGTCTGGTGCACTACCGCTTCGGGGTGTTCTCCGTCCCGGGCGTGCTCGACAATGACGGCTACTACGCCTCACGGCTCGTCGCACCCGACGGCACCCATGAGACCGACGAGCGCAAAGCATGGTACTCCCCGCCGGCATGGGCGAGCTGCCCGTTCGACTCAGGTCGTGCCCCGGTCAGGACCACCGCGCCAGAGGCGGTCCTGCTGGCCGGCCGATTCGTCGTGCGCGAGGCGATCCGGCACGGCGCCAGGGGCGGGGTGTTCCTGGCGGAGGATCGCACGACCGGCGCCCAGGTGGTGATCAAGCGGGCACGCCCGCATCTGGGCGCCTGGCTCGACGGCCGCGACGAACGTGACCAGATGCGCCACGAGGCGCGCATGCTCGACCTGTTCGGACCGCTGGGTGTCACGACACGCAAGGTGCTGCTCTTCGAGCAGGACGACAACCTGTTCCTGGCACAGGAGCGCGTCGAGGGCACCGTGCTGAACGTGTGGTCGAACGGCGCCCACGGTGGGCGGCCGGCCCGCGATCGGCCGGACACCGTGCTGTCCGTCCTGCGGCGCCTGACCGAACTGGTCGCCACCGTCCACGGACGGGGCTACGTGCTGCGGGACCTGACGCCCGGCAACGTCATGGTGACCGCCGGCGGCGACTGCCGTCTGATCGACCTGGAGATGGCCGCCGTACCCGGCACTCCGGTCTCCCACGCCCACACTCCCGGCTTCGCGCCGCCCGAACAGACGGACTCAGCGCGGTACGGTCCCGCGCTCGGGGTGGAAGCCGACCTGTACGCGCTGGGGGCGACGATGCTGTCCGCGGTCACCTCCTCCCAGCCGCCCTACCTGAAGGATCAGCCCGCCGGGTCCCGCTCCTGGGACGAGCGGGTGGAAACGGTGACACTGGTCGCGAGCGCGGGCGACCCGACGGCGACCGCGCTCTCTCCGCTGGTCCTGGGCCTGATGCGGAAGGATCCCGCGCAGCGCTGGGATCTGCGGCGGGTGCGGGCGTTTCTCGATGGGATCGACGCGGGGCGGATCGGTTCCTCCCCCCGGGCGGGGGGCTTTCGCCTGGAGGCGGCCGAGCAGGACCGTCTGCTCCATGACGGGCTCGCCTACTCGCTGCGCACCATGTCACCCGGGGCGGACACCGCACCCTCCACCCACCTGTGGCCTTCGGCTTCGGCCCTGGCGGCTGATCCGTGCGCCGTCCAGTACGGCTCGGCCGGGGTGATCGCGCTGTGGGCCACGTTGGTGGGTCCCGCTCAGGCCAGTGACGTGCTGGCGCCGGAGACACGCGCCGATCTGACGGCCGGGCTGCGTAAGGCCGCGAACTGGACGGTGCGACAGCTGGCACGCGAGCACCGGCCCTCGCCGGGGCTGTACTTCGGCCGGGCCGGTATCTCCGTGGCCCTGTACGAGGCGGGCCGCACGCTCGGCGATGAGGGTCTGCGCGCCGCCGGCCTGGAGGCGGGGCTGAACCTGCCGACCGCCTGGCCGAACCCGGACATCTGCCATGGCACAGCCGGGACGGGGATGGCACTGCTGCACCTGTGGCGCGCCTCGGGCGACACACGGTTGCGGGACCTGGCGGAGGCGTGTGCCGACGACCTGCTGAAAGCGGCCAGGCAGACTCCGGAGACGGTGACGTGGCCCATCCCTGTGGATTTCGCCTCCAAGCTGGCGGGTGCCGAACACTACGGCTTCGCCCACGGCGTCGCCGGGATCGCGGCATACCTGCTGGCCGCCGGGATCGAACTCGGTCGTGACGACTGTCTGGAGACCGCCGTGCTCGCCGGGGAGACCCTGGTGGCGGCGGCCGAGTACCGGGGCGAGGCCGCCTGGTGGGCGTCGGGCCCGCTGGACGGGGAGAAGCTGCCGCACTGGTGCAGCGGATCCTCCGGCATCGGCACCTACCTCGTACGCCTGTATGCGGCGACCGGAGAACAGCGCTTCCGGGACGCCGCCCGTGGCGCCGCGGTCACCGTGCACGACGCCCGGCTGAACTCGGGGACGACCGCCTGCCACGGCCTCGCCGGTGACGGGCAGTTCCTGCTCGACATGGCCGACCTGCTCGGCGAGCCCGCCTACCACGAGCAGGCGGAGGAACTGGCCGCAGTCCTGTGGGCACGCGCCG